The sequence TGGAGTTGTCCCTTTGTTGTTGGTGAATGGAGTATAGTGATGCTGTATGTATGCCTGCCTAGGTGTACTGCTAAGCTCCAGTGAAGACCTGGTGTGGTATTTTTGTGCCTTTGTGACCTTTTGAATGGTTGGGGATGAGGGTGAGTATTGAGACTTGAAGTTGAAAGttaagaggagagagagaaatatatggGTGTGGAAGCTTGAGGAGTgtgaaagagaaataaaaaaggaaaaaaggcaGCATGTGATCCGAAGGAAAAGTGCTCTTactcattttgtttttattacaaaagaATGCTACTCTATATATAGAAGAATATGAGTATAAGAAAACAATTTAAAAGAAATCACTAGGACATGCTTAGGTATTCTAAAGTACAATAATTCTTAAAATGCTTATCAGACTTATCATTTATCTACTTTGTAGATAAACTTACCAAACTTATCACTTATTTACTTTGTCTTCCATGTACAAGAAAGTGGGgagagaatatatatttttaatttttttttattatttaaaattgaaaaagaaaaagaaatcaattaatttttttcaaaaataaaaattacttagAAGAGTAATGATTATCACACACTTGTTGTTGTACATACTTTATTCGCTCCTTTGAAATTGTATCTTGAGAATATGGTTTCAATTAAAATTgcaaaatcatatttaaaagtGTGCAATAGCAACTGAGTAACAAGGTTTAGCCTTAAAAAGCTGCCACATGACACATCTAGAGAGTAGAGAGCACATTATAAGAAGATTGGACACATTTCAAAGTAAGAAACACAGTACCTCTTCTATAAAAATCAACCCTCTATTTATTTCGAAAGATAAAGTTTTCTGAAAAATActtaatagattaaaaaaattgcttaaCGATTTTAAGAAAAACTAGGTCAATGCTCAATACTTGATAATAAGATGTTTTTGTAACATTAATAATTGACATCCTATTGGCGTTTCATTTCAATGTCCAGATATGGGTTTGGAGTCCAGTTGCCTTCTGAATGAGCGTTGAAAATGGCCTCCCAGCAAGATTTGAAGACCTAGTTGATATTCAGAGtggcttattttttaaattgctgcTTTCTTTCATTCGAGGGGTTCGCACCCAATACTGTCAGGAAAGAGATGATATGGTTTTCTGCTGCAATCTCCAATCATAGCTTCATATGCTGGCTAATGGTCAAGACTAGGTTATAAACCTGTGATAAGCTTGCCAATGGGGTTACAATATTTATCTCCATGTTTTGCATGGGAAATTACCTACGTCGGTTTAGGAACagtttatttagctgaaactaaaaaactttttgctgaaagtattataaataaagcaataaaaaatagCTGCAATAGTTCAGTAAGACCCAttaatagtatcaaaaagtacaataagacctataaataatagcaaaaataagctaaatagtaaaaaaaactaactttataAACCAATGCTAAATGCAACCTTATTTTATGAATGTTCTTATACTAAATGATAGCAGCAATAAGTGTTAAATTTGTGCTTAATCAACTGGCATTTGAGTGATTCAAATGCTAGGTTATAAACTCAGTATTCTCACTAAAGCAAAAGAGTTTTCAAGTCCGTCACATTAATGCTAGATTGGGTTGCCTTCTGGGTGCAACTTTTTTAGTTTATAACGAGAACTTATTATTTTCACTATAAGATTATGtacaaatttttgaaaacccCATCCTTTCAACGTACATATCTACTTTTACATATCTtactttttaaacaaaatacactaaaagtttgtttaaaggtaaaaaatagctgaaatagtatagttgaattcatgaatagtaccaaaaagtgcaataagactcatgaatagtagcaaatataagctaaatagtaaaataagttggcaaaaataatcttgccaaacagacactaataaaaataaactaaaccaATTGCACAGGGCGGTCTACCAGAAACAACAGGATTGAGTTTGGGACAGGTCCAAACTCAAGCCTAACTTTAAATTCAGCTGCTGTAAGCTGATCCAACCATTATGAATACTCCAAGTCAATCAGTTCAAGGATAAAAATTGGGACGAAAAAAGTCATACAGTATTCGCCAATCTCAATATAAACCTGGTGAAAGATTAGAAATTAAATGTTACTTTTATATGCATATGCTGTATGAAAGTATATTGAATTACATCCACAGCAGAACAGCTCAGTTATCAGTACCTTGTTGAGGCTATGTTTCATTATAAATGCTAAAATGCATGAAGGTTAATTGTTGCACTATTAGTTACTTTTAACATTCTTCTTACATTCTTGGCCACTGGCACCCTCATTACTGAAAAAACAATCTGATAATCAACCAAGCCTCTGCAATATTTGTATCAGAAATTCAAGATATACATGCAACAGAGATTCCTCCCTAAATATTCCTGAGTTTGAACGTGAGATGACCTGATATTGCAGTGTAGTTCACAAATCAAGTAACTGTTGTTCGAAAGGAAAAGGGGAAGATCACAAGTCCTAATTTAAACAATAGCCGATACTTCAAACTGTAGTCCTAGCCCCAATCTTCTGTTGTAGAATTGTAGTGCTCATTAGGCTTTTATGCGAACCACAAATGAACCTGttcaatagttttaaaaaaagcaTGATTACAAGAAAGCATGCAAAAAGTAGTACCAAAAGGACATGATTTATAAATGGAAAGGCTTAAATTTTCATCTAAAAGGAGCAAAAAAAGTAACCAgaacacaataaaaatatttttgcagtAGTGCCAAACACAGTCGAAACATATTAAAGTTGATTTATCAATGACATTAAATATATGCATGTCAAATCAAATGGCATAAAATCAACATAGAAAGTGATAGTTTTGTCaacaaaggaaaatgaaaaaaccaAAGATATGTATGAAGTACTTCTTCGTCAAAAGTAATTTAGCCAGGATCATTATCATAGATGATCCtggttttcttcctttttccccTGAACTAGTTGTGCAAAGGCACACATAATAGGAGGTTCTGGGGAAGAATGATAAAACCAATCAATTCAGTCCAGTTCTTACTATGTTGCATGCATCCTAATGGTAGTTTCAAGCATTCCATATGCAATCTTGGTGGAAAACAGTTTCTAACGCCCTCATAACTCATAAGAGATGCAGTATGTTGATAACAGGATGCAACAAACAGAAAATTGCATATTAGAACAATATAGGGTTTCCTAGGAAAAGCAACGTGCAAAAAggccaataaatataaaaatgaggCATGCAGGATTTTCACATACATATGagccaataaatataaaaatgagcCAATGAGCTCCTAATAATCCAGAGGAACTCCTAATAATGgattttgaataaaaaactaTTGGAAGTTATAATCAGGGACAAAATACAAGGAGATTCTGCTAAAAGTTTTTGAATGATGAATGAAGGAAAAGAGGGTGGGGAATGGATAGTAGTAGGGTAAggcaaaggaaaaaagaaaagaaaaaatttcaaagatcaaatattgaaaataaGATGGAATATGGAGGAGATTACAAAGAAGGATATTGTggagaaagaaaattttccctaaaaaaaaatataaacgtATTAGAGATATACACCACAAATGGCTTGTATAAGAAATCAGCTATACAAAAGATGAGAAAACAGTCCACGAACTAGCTAGATTAAACATCAAGTAGCTAATACCTATAAAATAATACCAAGTTGAATATATACAATGATAAGTCAAGGCATTAAAAAACCTAACATAGATGAACTGAGGGGAGCTTATAACCTGAATGAGATCAATGGGACTACTTAGAATTAAATAATATGAATATCAAAGGGACTACTTATCTTATCTGTTTCTTTTGCTTAGATTTGAGacattaaaaaatatgaatatatatggGAGGACTCAGGATGATTTGCTCAACTAAGCATGCCTAATATGACATATAAATAACCAGAGGAACATTATGGCAAAACACATACACGTGAAAGGAGAAACAATGAAATTGTGGAGATCAGTGTGGGTATTTCCATAATCAATTTATCCACCTTTACAATGAAAATGAGTGAGTAAGCAAATCCTGAATCACAAGCGAGAAGTCATAAAGCATGTTTCCCTTCATGAATggataaacaaataaataatgattatcatgcgatatcttgaatgaaaaaagaaagcataTCATGGAATGCttacaaaaaaatacaatgtGCATAAAAGTTTTCACAATCCAAAGCACTCAATAACCAGTACTCACATGCAGGAAGGTTGGATATATCTGCAGTAACTGCACAAGGAATTCCCAAATTTGAAAGAGCACCCCTTATGATTCCACATGGGAAATATAGATGCATGCTAGTAGCTTGTGCTGCCTTGTTTTCAGCCGGGGGATTATCTTGAGATAAATCTCCATTTTCAGGAGATGGATCAACTGACATACGTGCAAGCCAACGAAATCGATTATCTTGCAAGACAAATGTACCctacaaggggaaaaaaatctattttcttaaattcaaacaaaacatataatgTATAATCAGTTAAAATATTTGAACTTACTCTATGATTGGTCTTCAAGTTGTCTATTTGCTTCTTGAAGAGCTCGGACCAGAAGTCCTTGCAGATGAACTTGATTGCCTCTAGATGATCACTGAAACGAGGCCGCTCCATGGTATACCTAAAAAGAAATAGTATTTTTACTATTGCAGGCAGCATTTTATAGTAAAGCATGCTGAGAACTATAGCGAGTATCAAATAATCactaatatatacaaatatgcATACAAAACTTACTATATCAGTAATACCTAATAAGCATCAAGATCTAAATTAATTACATAAACCCTATGCTGCTGATAGCttcaaaaaaagttttttctgCTGTTCTACTACTCCCTAATATATTGATGCTAGATTCAATGCTACCCGCCTAAATAAAGAGCTAGAAATCCATGACAAGATTTTAGGAGCAAAACTAAACAACAGCTTCTCATCGATGCCTTAATTGCAATCACACTCAAATAATCATACACACATGTGGTGGTCAATTGTTAGAACATCCCCATATCAGTAACCACACAATTGGTTAGCTAAGAATCAAGCTTTCGACTTTAAAAAGCAAGCTTTTTTAAGAGTACATTTAGTATGACATATAAAACCCATTTCAAAGAACTTCAAAACAAGTCACTTTAGTTTTGCTCTCCATAAGAAATTATATAAtctttagagcattcacatcagctTGTGTGAAAATTCctatctattttagtataaaaacctattttttctattttacatactcacttttcaaaacaccccaCTATctcacatcaaattatctattttacactacatttcattaaaatattaatttttctttttctttttttaaattttttttctccttcttcgGATACAACAACCACCATCTACTCTTTTCCTTCATCCTCAAGacacataaagaaaaaaataaacaactaaatgcaaaatgacAACTGTCAGTGTAAATATATAtagcaaacttgtaaatttatacaattgtACATGGACTGATGTGAGTTATTTTTAAGCAAAACTATGTAAATTCTTCacctttttctattatacacagAAAGACTGATGTGAATGCTATTATAGTACTaatgctcaaaagaaaaagtaatccCATTTTGCAAATCCATATTATGTATAAgcaatttaatcaaatttcccatttgggttttccttttttttttttttttttttttttttacctgttTCATTCACATAGTCCTAAATCCTAAATAATTTGTACATTAACTAAggaaaactagaaaaaaaattaaactagaactaaaataataattccCTAAGACTAAGTAGAGTAGATCCTAAACACTTTCTcaaacccaaacaaacaaacatccaAGAATCTAAATCATACTAGTAACCTTTACTTTCCCTGAACTTTCTTAGTAACCAAACAGCTAAATAaaacatttctttaaaaaactctTTCAGATCTAAAGCCCcaattactaaaattaatgcaatgacagaaattaagaaaaaaagagggtaGGGATAAGGTGTGGGGAGGTGTACCGTTCGGAGAGCTGGAGGCCGACCTGAAAGCCGATGGCTTCGATCCGACGAGCGGCGAGGTCAGGCTTATTGGCGTAGAAGCGATCGCAGTAAGAGGATACCATTTCGGTTAGTAGACTATCCACGCAGCTCTCTGACACCTCCCTCCCCAttctctctctaactctctctctctctctctctctctctctcaagatttGCTATTCGTTTTGTAAAGTATGAAAATCAGAAAATGGTGTTTCGGTTACTCTGTCTGGCCCATCATAGTCATAATAAGCCCAAAATCAGACAGTCCAAGGAGAGAACCACACTTTtctgtttttgatttttttttatttaaataatatttgatttttcctCGCGTAAGTTTAGTTGAaagagtggaaaagtgagaggatggaaaactTCTTTATTTGGCAGaagagaaaagtgaaaaaataaaaaatatagtttatataaattgactattatgcacttgttacataatatatatgaaatagatttatttttactcattaaataatataaaaattaacacatatgcatataaatttatattatttttctttattattatatataatataaattttataggCATCAAAAATTATACTATGTGTTAACTTTGCTAGGAagacattctaaaaaaaaaaaaaaaaaactttgctgGGAAGAAAAACGTGGGACGTGGGCAACAAAGTTTTGAATatatctctctcaaaaaaaagttttgaatatatataagttcaacaaattatatatactagACAGAAAAGATCTAGTTAAAATCATGGGCAACATCATCAAAAATGTGGGCAAAATTAATATTGCTAAGTAAAAGATTTTAACTGAGCAAAATTAATATAAGTTCAGTAAAAGATTTTAACTGGACAAtgcacctcaaaaaaaaaaaaaaaaaaaaagggcggTGAAGGGGCTTGTGAAGAGAAGTCCGAGAAGATTGATGATGAGAGCCGGGAAATTGGGAATTATTTGGTGGGGTAAGTGAGATTGTGGGAGCCAAAAAGGAAGGTTACTTTTGTCTTTCTCCCTTGTGAAGTGTTTTCAAGCCAATTTTCTCTCCTAATGGGAGAGAAAAATTTTGTGTGGGCCCGGGTGGAAAATGCATGGGCCCtacctaaaaattttatttcccttttccttaccaaataacaaacaaacttattttttctccattattttccatccaccatGTACATaacagttttctttttcttttttgagaacaatttgagagttttattttatattattttttttaaggaaagaacAATTTGAGAGTTGTTTTCACAACTTTCTTTTAGGTGGCATTTTTGGAAATAAGTTGATAgcattttagtaatattttgatgttattattattgtggggggtaaaaagaccttgatgggaatatgggccgttgggtcatACTAAGGAAGGTcgacctactcttgggtttagaacttgttagtactacaggtcggcccatacgccgaggatccgagaatccagccgagggtgaatttcccttcgtacagacaccggagaacccgggacttcatggtaaaggttagggaatgacacggtcaagatcaatggttaaagggggtgaacccttgaatctcctggaagcaccgatgttagagaaataccaaagataaaggcagccacctccacattaaagaccctgcacctaccaccctggccgcattaatggggaagtgacacttaaacagtggaagggaaacttctggttactattcaaaggcactaagaaaagaaatatctaggctaagggggagttggggcaacacgtgtacaaagtatcaaaaagaggagtatttaaggaacaacctagaacaggaaatgggacggactttttgtaacctaaaaggaaaaagaaacaaagagaaagatataatataagaacacctctcggcttacatccgaggaagctgatttacaatattccttgttgtttccaagtacttgctatctttagtttgtcatttaatcctcacacacttctaacctgggtttcaagcccacactctacaaattcatattgtttaaggctcattgggcctgagcccataactgttcttggggccaggtgcaattgtgcacttacaattattattattaaatcattaacgttttttttctctctaactaatctctctctcattagACTCTCCCTCTTTACTGCAGTTGTTGACTCATTAGATTGTGGACCTTGTGGTGGTTAGGTGTGATCCGAAACCACAAAACAAGTTATACATTTGTTGTTGCACGTTTGGAGCCATGCCACAGCTGTTTTTGTCCTCTCTCTCTAATTAATGACTACGAGTTAGGAGTGAATTATTTTTGCAAAGACATGCAACAATAAGTATTTGGGTTCGTTTGGTTTTTCAATGGCAAtggggtttttgggtttgtttgagtTGTTATGTTTAGTTTTTAGGTTTTCGTCTGACGAATGGGTTTGTGGTTGCAACATCGGCATCATTGGTAATAGCGTTGGACTATTGTGGTTGGTGGTAATTTGCTATtggaagagaaaatgagaattgaatgggaagaagagaaaaatggacGAAAATTGGGATGAGAAAATAATgccaaataaatgaatttttgtttgaggTGATAAAACACATTTTGGGGACAGTTCTACCAAAATacctataaaacaaaaactgaaaacacaaaattgttTTCCATTTAGCAAATAGGTTCTACAAAATACTACTATTCCACCTTAGTTATTTCTATGAAAAACTAATGTTAGTTCGTCATCATTTTTGTAGTTCAATTGGTACCTACTACCTCCTagtgttttcaacaaaaaacatCTAAACATGTAGGGTTCATATTCCTCCACCctcaactattgaattaaaaaaataaaaaataaaaaaaccaatgtCCATTCCTCTACTGTCTACAAATAATTGcaacttttcaaaaattacattttgcttcaaaaattaaaacattgcttaaaattttcaagttaGTGATATGCATATATATTCTCATATCATACATATTCCATCTCATGTATTACTAATTAAGAATACCATCTGAAACACTTCTAAAGTAATAATAAGCTCTGTAATACTCCCAAAAATATTTGACAAACTTTATTTCTTACAAATCGGACAAAGTTTTTAtccaaatgtgaaaaaataaataaaataaaactcatccAATTTTTGTCCTTACAAattctaataattttcattaaaatttattttccttttctttactATCCTCTTTCATATATTCCAACTCTCATGTTTGGTATGACTTGACAGTAATTACTAGTTAAATagattacccttttttttttggaaaaaatgtgGACGAATAATTATTATTGATGGGTATTGCTTATCCAACATGGAAGTTTTCTGATAGGAGGTCCTCCCTTAGCTCGATCATTCAAATATATGGAAAAACACATTATATGATGGACAAATGAATGTCCTTATATGGAAAAACACCTTCCCTAGAGTTCTAGGGGGTGTctggtttgtgtttttaaataaccattttcagtttttaaacaatcattttcagtttttaaacaacattacacgtatttctatacactttttcattccacacgtatttccacaagtgttttcaaataataattttcagtttttaaacataTGTACCAAATGGGCCCCTAGTATCTATTATACTATGACTATTGAAAATGGACAATATCATAGATACAAATCCTTAGAGCATCCGCACGGACCGCACCAGTGGGTGCaaaattttccttctattttacaatacaaacatatttttttctattttacacaaccaatttgcaaaaacaatcatatcaGATTATTTATAATACAccctcttttatttaaataatactttctcatccattttttattattatttcacttACCCACGAGCCCCACCACTTTACCCCCACACCACTCCACCTGAAcactctctccctttctttttcctttctccttcttctttcttcctttgcatttttccttcttcggcatcttcttctttttcttttgctattctttctttcttcttattctttttcatttctaaaaaaatttattactctTTCTCCCCTCATCTCTCTCTATTAAACCAGTGCTCTcttcaaatttggaaaaaaaaaaaaaaattctctttgcCAAGCCTCTATGGCTCAATACAGTCACACACTCTCACACTTTCTCTCTCATGGCGGCGGCAAGCATTCCATGGTAGTAGTGGCTTGGGTTTTAGGTTGATTTGTATTTTGCCAAATGGGTTTTCTAGggttttattttgagttgattttaagttggatttgtgataatttttcattaattttagatTAACTGTGTTTGGATTAAATTGATGTTGTAATGGGTTGgctgtggtggttgtggtggtggggGTGGTTGGTTAGTTGTGATGGTGGGTGGATGTTGGTGGTGGTTGGTTGTGATGTTGGGCGGATGTTGCAGttgtcttcttcatcttcttgatATTGAAGAAAGGGTGAGAGAGAGTCTGACAATGCAAGGGAGAGGAgcgagaaaaaaaatcatatacaaaGTTACaataaccgtgcata comes from Castanea sativa cultivar Marrone di Chiusa Pesio chromosome 3, ASM4071231v1 and encodes:
- the LOC142629391 gene encoding uncharacterized protein LOC142629391, which encodes MGREVSESCVDSLLTEMVSSYCDRFYANKPDLAARRIEAIGFQVGLQLSERYTMERPRFSDHLEAIKFICKDFWSELFKKQIDNLKTNHRGTFVLQDNRFRWLARMSVDPSPENGDLSQDNPPAENKAAQATSMHLYFPCGIIRGALSNLGIPCAVTADISNLPACSFVVRIKA